The genome window CGTGCCGATGCGGTGGCCAGCGACATTGAGCACGTCGTCGACCCGGCCGAGGATCCACCAGTAGCCGTCGGCGTCGACCTTGGCACCGTCACCGGCGAAGTAGCGGCCGGGGAAGCGACTCCAGTAGGTCTCCTGGTAGCGGGCGTCATCCTTGTAGATGGTCCGGAGCATCCCCGGCCACGGCGACTTGATGGTAAGGAAGCCGCCACCCTCGGCCACCGGTTTGCCGGTCACGTCCACCAGCTCGATCTCCATTCCGGGGAAGGGAATCGTCGCCGAGCCGGGCTTGGTAGTCACCACCCCGGGGAGCGGCGTCATCATGATCCCGCCGGTCTCGGTCTGCCACCAGGTGTCGACAATCGGGCAGCGCTTCGCGCCGATCTGCTCGTGGTACCAGATCCACGCCTCGGGGTTTATCGGCTCACCCACCGTGCCTAGCAGCCGCAGGCGCGAGAGATCGTGCTTCGCCGGGTGTGAGGTCCCCCACTTCATGAAAGCGCGAATCGCCGTCGGGGCGGTGTAGAACACCGTAACGCCGTAGCGCTCGCAGATCTCCCAGAACCGATCGCGCTCGGGCCAGTCGGGTGCCCCTTCGTACATCACGATGGTGGTGCCGTTCGCGAGCGGACCATACACCACGTAGGAGTGGCCGGTGACCCAGCCGATGTCGGCAGTACACCAGAAGACATCATCGCCCTGCAGGTCGAAGACGTACTTCGTGGTGGCCACCGCCTGGGTGAGATAGCCGCCGGTGCTGTGCACGATTCCTTTCGGCTTGCCGGTGGTGCCCGAGGTGTAGAGGATGAAGAGCAGGTCTTCGGCGTCCATCGCCTCGGGCGGGCAATCGGCCGGCTGCGCCTCGAGCGCGCGGTGCCACCAGTGATCGCGCCCCTCGGTCATCGGACAGTGGGTCGCATCGATGCCAGCGCCGCGGTGGACCACGAGGCAGGAGCGAATGGTCGGGCATTCCGCGAGGGCTTCGTCGGCGAAACGCTTGAGTGGCACCACCGAGCCGCGACGGTAGCCACCGTCTGCAGTGATGCAGCACACCGCCTCGGCGTCGTTGATGCGATCGCGCAGCGATTCGGCCGAGAACCCCCCGAATACTACGGAGTGGATTGCACCGATTCGCGCACAGGCGAGCATCGCAATCGCGGCTTCCGGGACCATCGGCAGATAGATCGCGACCCGGTCGCCGCGCTTCACACCGAGGGCCTTGAGGGCGTTCGCGGCGCGACCGACCTCGCGATACAACTCCCAGTAGGTGAGTACCCTGCGGTCGCCTGGTTCACCCTCCCAGAGCAACGCCGCCTGATTCCGCTTCCCGCTCCGGACGTGGCGATCGAGGCAATTCACCGACACGTTGAGCTGCCCGCCGGAGAACCATTTCGCGTGCGGCAGGGTCCACTCCAGCACGCTGTCCCACGGCCGCGACCACTCCAGTGCCCGGGCCTGTTCGGCCCAGAATCCGAGCCGGTCGGCGGCCGCGGCCTGGTAGAGGGCGGGGGTCGCCACCGCCTTGGCCACAAAGCCCGCTGGCGGTGGGAAACGGCGCTCCTCACTGAGCAGGGTATCGAGCTGATCGGTCATCGGTGCCGGGATTCCGGAAGGAGATTCTCTCAATCTACTGCGGCTATGGCGCCACACTCCGGCCGACCAATTCCTTGACGAGCGGCTGTAGAAGGGCGGTGGCAAGGCCCTTGCTGATTCTAGCCCCCGAAGAATTTCCGGGCTGGAGGCCCTTTGACCGTGTCCACCGCGCAACCGCCGATGCGGGTGCTGCAAGCTCCCGAGAGTCTGGGTCTGGCGACCCGCGAAGCATTTCGCGTGTCGGCCAATGCCTTGCTCGACGAAATGTCGGAAGGCGCCGGCCAGCTCGTGGTCGACCTCGGCGGTACCCGCGAGGTCGACTCGTCGGGGCTGGGCGCGCTGGTGATGGTCCAGCGGCACGCCGCCGACCGTCGTCAGGATGTCGTCCTCCGCGGCGTCGGCGCCGAACTCGAATTCCTGCTGGTGCTCACCAAGCTCGACGACCTCTTCGTCTTCGCGCCCAGCGGACGCTGATTCGCCGCCACTGAAGCCGCGCCCGGCGCGGCTTTCCCGTTCCTCCGGCTCGTCGCCCCTCTCCCTGCTGCCCGTCCCGCCGTATCTTCCGGCGATGCCCATCTACCAGACGTTGCGATGACCCAGGATCTGGTACCGCTCGTGGCGGTACGTGGTGTCGAGCGACGCTTCGGCCGCGTGGTCGCACTCGCGACCGTGACCCTCGAGATCCAGGCCGGCGAAGTGGTGCTCCTGTTAGGACCCAACGGGGCGGGGAAGAGCACCTTGTTGCGTTGCATCGCCGGGCTCGCCCGACCGCTCCGCGGCTCCGTGCTGGTGTCGGGCCGCGACGTCCACGCCGACCCGGAGGCCCGCGCCCAGCTCGGCTTCCTCTCCCATCAGGCCTTCGTCTACGACGACCTCACGGCGCGTGAGAACCTGCGTTTCGCGGCGGCGTTGCACGGGCTCGACGGGGCCGAACGCCGTGTCCAGGATGCGCTCGATGGTGTCGGATTGTCGCGAGGTGCCGACACCACGGTCGGCGGCTTCTCGCGGGGGATGCTGCAGCGGCTGGCCATCGCCCGGGCGACCCTCCACCACCCGGCTCTCCTCCTCCTCGACGAACCGTTCACCGGGCTCGATGCCAGCTCCGCCAACGACCTCCGTCACCGGATCGCTGCCGAGCGGAGCGCCGGCCGGGGCGTGGTCTGCGTGACCCACGAGCCCGGTGAAGCCTGGCTCCCGGCGACGCGCGTCGTGGTTCTCGTGGCCGGCCGGGTGGTGCTCGACATTCCGCGTCCTGATTCGCTCGAGGAATTCCGGGTCGCCTATGCCCGGGCGGTGGCCACGTGAGTCTCTGGCGCGCCACCCGCGCGATCGCGGCCAAGGACCTGCGCATCGAGTGGCGCCACAAGACGGCGCTGCTCACGGCGACCCTCTTCGCCATTCTGGTCTTGCTGATCTTCGTCTTTGCCCGCGACCCGGCGACCCTCTCGCTCGCCGACGTCGCGCCGAGTGTGCTCTGGGTGACGCTCGCCCTCTCGGCATTGGTCGCGCTCAATCGCGCCTTCCTGCTCGAACGCGAACACGCCGCCCTCGAAGGAATTCTCCTCGCGCCAGTGCCGCGTCAGGCGATCTTCTGGGGAAAGTGGCTCGCCAATCTCACCTTCGTGCTCACGGTCCAGGCGGTGGCCTTCCCGCTCTGGATTCTCTTCTTCAATGTCACGCCGACGCTGTCGCTGCTGGCGGTGGCCGGCGTCGCGATTCTCGCGGCGATCGGCTTCACCGCCGTCGGCACACTCTTCTCGGCCATGGCCGTCCGCACCCGCTTCGCCGAGCTGCTCCTGCCGGTGCTGCTGCTTCCGTTCATGATCCCACCGGTCTTTGCGGCGAGTGAAGCCACCCTCCGCCTGCTCGCGCATCGCCCGATGAGTGAACTCTGGGGATGGCTTAGATTGCTGACGCTCTACGATGTTGCCTTCCTCGTGCTCGCCAACCTGCTCTTCCCGGTGGTGGTGGACGAATGACGACTGCCCTGGAAAACGCCCAAGCCCATATCCGTCGCGGCCGCATCATCGCGTTCGTCGGATTGCTGGGCCTCGCCGGCATCTATCTGATGGCCTGGCGGTTCACGCCGGCCGAACGTTTCCAGGGGCTGGCCCAGAAGATCTTCTACATCCATCCGCCGTCGGCCTACGCCTCGGAGATGGCATTCGTCTTCGCCGGCATCGCGTCGCTGCTCTACCTGCTGCTGAAGGACGATCGCTTCGATACCTTCGCCGAGGCGTCGGCCGAGGTGGGGCTCGCCTTCGCGCTGGTGCTCCTCACGACCGGTCCGATCTGGGCCAAGCCGATCTGGGGCGCCTGGTGGACCTGGGACGCGCGACTGACCTTCTCGCTGATCGAGTTCCTCCTCTTCTGCAGCTACTTCGCGCTGCGCTCTGCCGTGCGTGATCCGGCCGAGCGGGCGCGCTACGCGGCCGTCGTCGCGATCATGGGAATGCTGCTGGTTCCCTTCATCCATCTCACGGTCTACCTCTTCAACACCACCCATCCGCAGCCGGTGGTGGTCAAGACCGACAAGCCCTCACTGCCGTGGGAAATGCTGCGCACTTTCCTCACCTCGTTCGGCGTCTTCACGGTGATGTATCTGGGCTTCGTGATGACCCGCTACGGTATTGGCGCGCGTCGCGTCGCGCAGGAGCTTACCGATGCCGGATAATGGCAGCTACGCGATTGCGGCGTATGTCGTGGCGGCGGTGATCTTACTCGGCTATACAGCGTCGCTCTTCCGGAGATCTGGAAAGCCGCGCGGATAGCGGCCCTGCACCCGGTGGTGCCGCGCTCGCGCGGCACCGGTCTGTCCGAACGCCAAAGGCCCCAAGGAGCAATTCCTCGGGGCCTTTGCGAGTCTTTGAAACCGGTGCCGCGCAAGCGCGGCACCAACGGTCATTCCTTCAAGAGCACCTTATCCCATAGAAGCGCCGCAATCACCGCTCCCACAATCGGCCCGATGAAATACGCGCCGAGCGAATCGAGGTTGCCACTGATCACCGCGGGGCCGAACGCGCGCGCCGGATTCAGTGCGGCACCGGTGAAGGGTCCACCGAACATGATCGCGAAGAAGAGCGTGAGGCCGATGCCGAATCCGGCGATCCTCGGTGCGGCGGTCGAGACGGCCGTGCCCATCACCGCCGACATCAGGAAGAAGGTCAGCAGCGCTTCAATCGCGACGGCCGTGGTGAACGAGATGCCGTTGTAGATCGTCGGCGTGCCGTACAGCACGAACTTCGCGACACTCCCCGGCACCACCATCTTGAGCACCAGCGCGCCGAGCAGGCCACCGGCGAGCTGCGACAGCACATAGATGAAGGTGTCCTGCGCCTTGAGCCGGCCGGTCGCCCAGAGCCCGATGCTCACTGCTGGATTCAGATGACCGCCCGAGATGGCCATCGTCGACGAGATGGCGACCGAGAGCACCACGGCGTGGACGAGAGCGATCCCCATCAGGCCGTAGTGCGCCGTCGGGAACGACTCCATTACCACGGCACCGCACCCGAAGAAGATGAGGGCGAAGGTGCCGTAGACTTCGGCGACGGCGCGGCGAGCGAGTGACGGCATCGCTGGAACCCTGGGGTTGAGGACGGGGGAGCGGCCGCACCGGGCGGCCACGCGCCCAATCTACTACGCCGGGGCGCGGAGCAGGAGCGTCGCGTTACTGCCGCCGAAGCCGAATGAATTCTTGAGAACCGCTCGCGGCCGCAGGGCGAGTCCGCCCGCGGGGACAAAGCTGAGCCCGCCTGCCGGCTCGGGCTCGGCACAGTTGAGCGTGTCCGGAATCCAGCCCCGCGAGATCGAGAGCGCAGCGATCGCGGTCTCGATCGCGCCGCTCGCGCCGAGGGCGTGGGCGTGCCACCCCTTGGTGCCGCTGACCGGGAGCCGGTCGGTATGCTCGCCAAAGACCTCCCGGATCGATCGCGCTTCGGTGCTGTCGTTGAGCGTGGTCGATGACCCGTGCGCGTTCACCCACTCGACATCCTCGGGCGCGCACTCGGCCTCGGCCAGCGCGAGCCGCATCGCGCGCACGGCCTCACGACCGTCGGGGCGGGGCTGCGTCATATGGAAGGCATCGTTGGTGAGTCCGAAACCGGCGATCTCGGCG of Gemmatimonadota bacterium contains these proteins:
- the acs gene encoding acetate--CoA ligase, which gives rise to MTDQLDTLLSEERRFPPPAGFVAKAVATPALYQAAAADRLGFWAEQARALEWSRPWDSVLEWTLPHAKWFSGGQLNVSVNCLDRHVRSGKRNQAALLWEGEPGDRRVLTYWELYREVGRAANALKALGVKRGDRVAIYLPMVPEAAIAMLACARIGAIHSVVFGGFSAESLRDRINDAEAVCCITADGGYRRGSVVPLKRFADEALAECPTIRSCLVVHRGAGIDATHCPMTEGRDHWWHRALEAQPADCPPEAMDAEDLLFILYTSGTTGKPKGIVHSTGGYLTQAVATTKYVFDLQGDDVFWCTADIGWVTGHSYVVYGPLANGTTIVMYEGAPDWPERDRFWEICERYGVTVFYTAPTAIRAFMKWGTSHPAKHDLSRLRLLGTVGEPINPEAWIWYHEQIGAKRCPIVDTWWQTETGGIMMTPLPGVVTTKPGSATIPFPGMEIELVDVTGKPVAEGGGFLTIKSPWPGMLRTIYKDDARYQETYWSRFPGRYFAGDGAKVDADGYWWILGRVDDVLNVAGHRIGTMEVESALVDHPFVAEAAVVGKAHELKGQGIAAFVTLKEGHSPSSELRDELREHVAKKIGAIAKPDDILFSADLPKTRSGKIMRRLLRDIAEGRALGDTTTLADPGVVAKLKEQYEATEG
- a CDS encoding STAS domain-containing protein, encoding MSTAQPPMRVLQAPESLGLATREAFRVSANALLDEMSEGAGQLVVDLGGTREVDSSGLGALVMVQRHAADRRQDVVLRGVGAELEFLLVLTKLDDLFVFAPSGR
- the ccmA gene encoding heme ABC exporter ATP-binding protein CcmA → MTQDLVPLVAVRGVERRFGRVVALATVTLEIQAGEVVLLLGPNGAGKSTLLRCIAGLARPLRGSVLVSGRDVHADPEARAQLGFLSHQAFVYDDLTARENLRFAAALHGLDGAERRVQDALDGVGLSRGADTTVGGFSRGMLQRLAIARATLHHPALLLLDEPFTGLDASSANDLRHRIAAERSAGRGVVCVTHEPGEAWLPATRVVVLVAGRVVLDIPRPDSLEEFRVAYARAVAT
- a CDS encoding heme exporter protein CcmB, producing MSLWRATRAIAAKDLRIEWRHKTALLTATLFAILVLLIFVFARDPATLSLADVAPSVLWVTLALSALVALNRAFLLEREHAALEGILLAPVPRQAIFWGKWLANLTFVLTVQAVAFPLWILFFNVTPTLSLLAVAGVAILAAIGFTAVGTLFSAMAVRTRFAELLLPVLLLPFMIPPVFAASEATLRLLAHRPMSELWGWLRLLTLYDVAFLVLANLLFPVVVDE
- the ccsA gene encoding cytochrome c biogenesis protein CcsA — protein: MTTALENAQAHIRRGRIIAFVGLLGLAGIYLMAWRFTPAERFQGLAQKIFYIHPPSAYASEMAFVFAGIASLLYLLLKDDRFDTFAEASAEVGLAFALVLLTTGPIWAKPIWGAWWTWDARLTFSLIEFLLFCSYFALRSAVRDPAERARYAAVVAIMGMLLVPFIHLTVYLFNTTHPQPVVVKTDKPSLPWEMLRTFLTSFGVFTVMYLGFVMTRYGIGARRVAQELTDAG
- a CDS encoding aquaporin, translated to MPSLARRAVAEVYGTFALIFFGCGAVVMESFPTAHYGLMGIALVHAVVLSVAISSTMAISGGHLNPAVSIGLWATGRLKAQDTFIYVLSQLAGGLLGALVLKMVVPGSVAKFVLYGTPTIYNGISFTTAVAIEALLTFFLMSAVMGTAVSTAAPRIAGFGIGLTLFFAIMFGGPFTGAALNPARAFGPAVISGNLDSLGAYFIGPIVGAVIAALLWDKVLLKE